The Bacillus sp. F19 DNA segment ATCAAAAAGAAAGAGAGAAGAATCAGTGTTAAGCCATTTTCCAATTACGACCTTCTGCTGGTTTCCTCCGCTCAGCAGACTTGTGGAAATAGAAGGGGAGGCTGCAGAAATGTTTAACCGGCTGATCAGCCGGTTGGCTAAAGCTTGTTCCTTTTGCTTTGAAATCCACAGGCCGTTTGCGATGGAGCGAAGCGACTGAATCGACAAATTCACCGATACAGGTTCATGAACAAACAATCCCTGTTTTCTTCTCTCTTCAGGAATCAGGCAAATGCCTGATTTAATGGCGGCTGCAGGGGAGGTGATTTTAACCTGTTTCCCTCTAAATACGATCGAAGCTTTAGTGGAGCTTAGACCATATAATGCTTCTGCAAGCTCGGTTTTTCCAGCTCCTGCAAGACCTGCTACTCCGACAATTTCTCCTTCATGAACATTTAAGCTTAGTTTGCTGCCGAACTTTTCAACCACTATATTTTCTGCATGAAATAAAGGTTTATCGAATGTCTTTCCCTTTTTTCTCTTTTCAATTTGAAAAGCGGTGCCAATCATATGCCTTACGATCTCAGCAATTTCGATTTCAGATGCATCACCGGTGTGAACAACGCTGCCATCCCGTAAAATTGTCACTCTGTCGCAGATCTCTTTTACTTCTGAGAGCTTATGAGAGATGTAGATAATCGCTGCACCTTCTGCGCGAAGCTGTCTGATGATTTTAAAGAGAGTCTTGGTTTCGGTATCGCTGAGAGGAGCTGTAGGCTCATCTAAAATGATGTAAGCAGCAGATGCAGAAAGGGTTTTTGCAAGCAAGATCAGCTGCTTTTCCTGCAGAGTGCACTCCTGAACGAGCTTGCTGACATTTATGCTGAGGCCAACCCTCTGCAGCAGTTTTTTTGCGTCAGCTTTAAGCTTTCTGTAAGAGATGGCAGCAGACTTCTGATCAGGGATGTTTGCCACATTTTCATAGACTGTGAGAGTTGGGAAGAGGGCAGTGTCCACTTCCTGGACAACAAACCCAATTCCAGCTTTTTTAGCATCAGAAGGATGATGAAAGACAGAAGTTTTGCCATCTATGGTAATGGTTCCATGATCGGGTTTGTAGTCACCGGACAGGATCTTCATCAGCGTGCTTTTGCCTGCCCCATTCATGCCGAGAAGCGCATGAACCTCGCCTTTTTTGGCAGTAAAGGAAATGCCTTTTAATACAGTTGTTTCACCGAAGGATTTGTAAATATCATCCATGATGAGGGAGCTCATGTTTATTCCCCCTTCGTTTCAAGTAATTTCATCCAAGGTGATGTGGCAACAGCAGATGTGCCCCAGCCTGGAACATATTCAGAAAGGGAGTCCATTTTAATGGATTGCTCCGGAAGAGTTGATCCTTCGACAAGATGCGGTTCCAGGGAATAAATGCTGGGTGTTTCTTCACCTGCAATCTTTTGATAAGCAAAGCGAACCTGTACGCGGCCGACTTCGGCAGGATCCGTGGCTGCAGTCGCTGTCCATGGGCTGTTTTCCTGCTGCATCAGCTCTAGGTCTTCATCACTTAAGTCAATTCCGTACACTTTAATTTCTTCACGGCCGGCTTGCTTGATCGCCCTCGTCGCTCCTTTTGCAAATTCATCCCATGCTGCAAAGACGGCATCAATATCGCCTTTATTGGGGTGTTTTTTCAAAATGGCTTCCATCTGTGTTTGAGTATCTAAAGCGGTATTGGCGCTTGCTGTACCAAATTTCGCCACTTCTTTAATGTTTGGATAACGCTGTTTGAACGCTTCATAGATGGTGTGGCGTCTTTCCATTGGCGTAAAGCCGGCGACCCAAACCGTAACGATTTCACCTTCGCCGTTTAAGTCTTCAGCTAATGTTTTAAGTGATTTCCAGGCAAGGCTGTAGTCGTCCTGATCAATGACGGTTACGCCGTCTACATTGATGTCGCTGTCAAAGGCTACTACAGGGATTCCTTTGGCTGCAGCTTTTTCTACAGGGCCTTGGAGGGCATCTGCACGGCCGTGGTCAATTAAGATCGCATCAACGTTTTGCGTGATGGCCGTTTCTACATATGTAGCCATTTTTGATAAGTCGTTATCTGCGTTGTAAATTTGGACGGATCCGCCGAACTTTTCGACCTGCTCCTGAACACCAGAGATGTATTGAGAAGAAAATGTTCCAATTGACATCTGCATGATCGCTGCAATTTTCAGCGGCTTTTGCACGGCTTCAGGTACTTCGGTGCTGCCGGAAGCAACAGCCGCAGCCGTTTCTTCTTTCTTCTCTTCTGCAGCTTTTGGTTCTGTATCCGATACAGCATCCTGTTCACTTGTGCACCCGGTTAAAAGAAGGGCAAACAATGTAAGTAAAATAAATGCCTGCTTAAACCCTTTCACTTTAGGCTTCCC contains these protein-coding regions:
- a CDS encoding sugar ABC transporter ATP-binding protein; this translates as MSSLIMDDIYKSFGETTVLKGISFTAKKGEVHALLGMNGAGKSTLMKILSGDYKPDHGTITIDGKTSVFHHPSDAKKAGIGFVVQEVDTALFPTLTVYENVANIPDQKSAAISYRKLKADAKKLLQRVGLSINVSKLVQECTLQEKQLILLAKTLSASAAYIILDEPTAPLSDTETKTLFKIIRQLRAEGAAIIYISHKLSEVKEICDRVTILRDGSVVHTGDASEIEIAEIVRHMIGTAFQIEKRKKGKTFDKPLFHAENIVVEKFGSKLSLNVHEGEIVGVAGLAGAGKTELAEALYGLSSTKASIVFRGKQVKITSPAAAIKSGICLIPEERRKQGLFVHEPVSVNLSIQSLRSIANGLWISKQKEQALANRLISRLNISAASPSISTSLLSGGNQQKVVIGKWLNTDSSLFLFDEPTKGIDVGAKKEVFQLIHKLAGEGKGIVYFSGEWEELLEVADRIIILNKGKVAKVLTHEEATIEKLIYYASGGEDDGGSRRHQDKKTKEHSALSV
- a CDS encoding sugar ABC transporter substrate-binding protein; this translates as MKGFKQAFILLTLFALLLTGCTSEQDAVSDTEPKAAEEKKEETAAAVASGSTEVPEAVQKPLKIAAIMQMSIGTFSSQYISGVQEQVEKFGGSVQIYNADNDLSKMATYVETAITQNVDAILIDHGRADALQGPVEKAAAKGIPVVAFDSDINVDGVTVIDQDDYSLAWKSLKTLAEDLNGEGEIVTVWVAGFTPMERRHTIYEAFKQRYPNIKEVAKFGTASANTALDTQTQMEAILKKHPNKGDIDAVFAAWDEFAKGATRAIKQAGREEIKVYGIDLSDEDLELMQQENSPWTATAATDPAEVGRVQVRFAYQKIAGEETPSIYSLEPHLVEGSTLPEQSIKMDSLSEYVPGWGTSAVATSPWMKLLETKGE